The proteins below are encoded in one region of Cololabis saira isolate AMF1-May2022 chromosome 13, fColSai1.1, whole genome shotgun sequence:
- the fkbp8 gene encoding peptidyl-prolyl cis-trans isomerase FKBP8, with protein sequence METLDASEERKKSGQPSLLDSGEDFEVLDEEDIDDDDPPPLEDAGGGKGKHTDDTVKKTADEDPDPSGQVDEWLDVLGNDQLKKKVIEAGKGRDSRPQKGQNVKINLKTFLVDGTLVEEQHNLSFTLGDGDVIQALDLTVMLMEIGEKALIQSDAKYAYGTKGSLEPKVPPYAELSFEVELLEAADSPDLELLTPTEKIALSNQKRERGNVYYQRGDYAFAVNSYSIALQITESSSKVDITPDEETELLDVKVKCLNNMAASQLKLEHHDAALKSCVSALEHQPDNIKALFRTGKVLALQGEYSEAIQTLRKALKLDPSNKTIHAELSKLVKKHSEQRGAEQAMYKKMLGNPSPGSSTQKPRAKSSWGLSWKWLFGATAVAIGSVALSVVIAARN encoded by the exons ATGGAGACGCTGGACGCTTCAGAGGAGCGTAAGAAGAGCGGCCAGCCCTCTCTGCTGGACAGCGGCGAGGACTTTGAGGTTTTAGATGAGGaagatattgatgatgatgatcctcCACCTCTGGAAGATGCGGGAGGTGGGAAGGGCAAACATACAGATGACACAGTGAAGAAAACTGCAGATGAAGACCCAGACCCTTCGGGCCAAGTCGATGAATGGTTGGATGTATTAG GTAATGACCaactgaagaaaaaagtcaTTGAGGCGGGGAAAGGTCGAGACAGCCGACCTCAGAAAGGACAGAATGTGAAGATTAACCTTAAAACATTCCTAGTGGATGGGACTCTTGTAGAGGAGCAACATAATCTCTCTTTCACTCTAGGAGATGGTGATGTTATCCAG GCACTGGATCTAACAGTTATGCTTATGGAAATTGGAGAGAAGGCCCTCATCCAAAGTGACGCAAAATATGCATATGGTACCAAAGGAAG TCTTGAACCTAAGGTACCCCCATATGCGGAGCTGTCTTTTGAAGTGGAACTGCTGGAAGCTGCTGATTCTCCTGACCTGGAACTGCTGACCCCCACAGAGAAGATTGCCCTTTCCAACCAAAAAAGAGAGAGGGGCAATGTCTACTACCAGCGTGGGGACTATGCTTTTGCTGTTAACTCGTATAGCATTGCCCTGCAGATAACGGAATCTAGTTCCAAAG TTGATATCACCCCTGACGAGGAGACTGAGCTGTTGGACGTGAAAGTAAAGTGTCTGAACAACATGGCTGCTTCCCAGCTGAAACTGGAACACCATGACGCAGCTCTTAAGTCTTGTGTCTCTGCACTTGAACATCAGCCGGATAACATAAAAGCACTTTTCCGCACGGGCAAA GTACTAGCTTTGCAAGGTGAATATTCAGAAGCCATTCAAACATTGAGGAAGGCATTGAAACTGGATCCAAGCAACAAG ACAATCCATGCTGAACTTTCCAAACTGGTGAAGAAGCACTCGGAGCAGAGGGGGGCAGAGCAGGCCATGTATAAGAAAATGCTGGGTAACCCTTCTCCTGGTAGCAGCACGCAGAAACCCCGGGCCAAGTCTTCATGG GGTCTCAGCTGGAAGTGGCTTTTTGGAGCCACTGCAGTTGCCATCGGCAGTGTAGCTTTATCTGTCGTCATAGCTGCCAGAAATTGA